A region from the Campylobacter blaseri genome encodes:
- the dsbD gene encoding protein-disulfide reductase DsbD, which yields MRFFIAFLLFFTILNAEGLSTADAFKVEALVNKKDGVVFKFDIDDSVYLYKDRLKVAVGDNDITDMLSLPKITEYKSHKVFEGDFNLTIPSGLILSSGNLDDFKINLSFMGCAYSGACYSPQNYIYEFKYDANKYSIAKTEKKVSSKTEEKIVVSEQDSINEYIQNSGFLAVLATFFGYGLLLALTPCVFPMIPILSSILVAKCEKNNTKKSFFISFIYVFFMSLAYAIAGVIASFFGASVQGMLQIPWVIILFSLIFVALAFNMFGFYEITLPSKLENVINKKSESKKGYIGVAIMGFLSALIVGPCVAAPLAGALLYIANTGDALLGGLSLFIMSFGMGVPLLLIGLGANKILPKPGFWMDEVKKIFGFIMLFMAVWMFSRVISANLTMFLYGVLGVMFASFFGVFDKIENGLNTGFLKFKKGISFVILIYSVLLIIGYSLGGTNPFKPLENFSASSNIQTLPQQSNNAKPNFTKVSNMQELDNIINNSTKPIIIDFWATWCVVCKELDVVIESSEIQDILKDFELVKIDVTNSTLDDKELMKRFNVFGPPALIFFKDGKEIKNEQLVGFMDKANLSDKLKRVLEY from the coding sequence ATGAGATTTTTTATAGCTTTTTTGCTATTTTTTACTATTTTAAATGCTGAAGGCTTAAGCACAGCAGATGCTTTTAAAGTTGAAGCTTTAGTCAATAAAAAAGATGGAGTAGTTTTTAAATTTGATATAGATGATAGTGTTTATCTATATAAAGACAGGCTAAAAGTTGCAGTTGGCGATAATGACATCACAGATATGCTAAGCTTGCCAAAAATTACAGAGTATAAAAGCCATAAGGTTTTTGAAGGCGATTTTAATCTTACAATACCTAGTGGGCTTATACTAAGCAGTGGAAATTTAGATGATTTTAAGATAAATTTATCATTTATGGGTTGTGCTTATAGTGGGGCTTGCTATAGTCCACAAAACTATATTTATGAGTTTAAATATGATGCAAATAAGTATAGCATTGCAAAAACAGAAAAAAAAGTATCTAGCAAAACAGAAGAAAAGATAGTGGTTTCTGAACAAGATAGTATAAATGAGTATATTCAAAATAGTGGATTTTTAGCCGTTTTGGCTACATTTTTTGGATATGGATTGCTACTTGCCTTAACCCCTTGTGTTTTTCCGATGATACCAATACTCTCATCAATCTTAGTCGCAAAATGTGAAAAAAACAACACTAAAAAAAGTTTTTTTATAAGTTTTATTTATGTTTTTTTTATGTCATTAGCATATGCAATAGCAGGAGTAATTGCGAGCTTTTTTGGAGCTAGTGTTCAAGGAATGCTTCAAATTCCATGGGTGATAATTCTTTTTAGTTTGATTTTTGTAGCACTTGCTTTTAATATGTTTGGCTTTTATGAGATAACCCTTCCTTCAAAGCTAGAAAATGTAATTAACAAAAAAAGTGAATCAAAAAAAGGGTATATAGGTGTCGCTATAATGGGATTTTTGTCGGCCTTGATAGTTGGACCTTGTGTTGCAGCACCACTTGCTGGAGCTTTGCTTTATATAGCAAACACAGGAGATGCTTTGCTTGGTGGGCTTTCGCTTTTTATTATGAGTTTTGGAATGGGAGTTCCACTTCTTTTAATAGGGCTTGGAGCAAATAAAATACTTCCAAAACCAGGTTTTTGGATGGACGAAGTTAAAAAGATATTTGGTTTTATAATGCTCTTTATGGCAGTTTGGATGTTCTCAAGAGTTATAAGTGCGAACTTAACTATGTTTTTATATGGGGTTTTGGGAGTTATGTTTGCTTCATTTTTTGGAGTTTTTGACAAAATTGAAAATGGCTTAAATACTGGATTTTTAAAATTTAAAAAAGGCATTAGCTTTGTTATTTTGATTTACTCAGTTTTACTTATAATAGGTTATTCACTTGGCGGAACTAATCCATTTAAACCACTTGAAAACTTTTCTGCAAGTTCGAATATACAAACTTTACCACAACAATCAAACAATGCTAAACCAAATTTTACAAAAGTATCAAATATGCAAGAACTTGATAACATAATTAACAACTCAACTAAGCCGATTATTATAGACTTTTGGGCAACTTGGTGTGTGGTTTGTAAAGAGCTTGATGTAGTGATAGAAAGTAGTGAAATTCAAGATATTCTTAAAGATTTTGAGTTAGTTAAAATTGATGTAACTAATAGCACTTTAGATGATAAAGAACTAATGAAAAGATTTAATGTATTTGGACCACCTGCGCTTATATTTTTCAAAGATGGAAAAGAGATAAAAAACGAACAACTTGTAGGCTTTATGGATAAAGCAAATCTTAGTGATAAGTTAAAAAGAGTTTTAGAGTATTGA
- a CDS encoding WG repeat-containing protein: MQYNTIKENEKWGMANKDGEILIEPKFDFIDDFNEYGLAQIELDEKYGLINNKGEIVLEPKFDFIDSFDEYGIAQIELDEKCGLVDKTGKILIKPKFDEIDQFNENGFTVVRLDYEVGIINTKGKLVIDFGEFCLS, translated from the coding sequence TTGCAATATAATACAATTAAAGAAAATGAAAAATGGGGAATGGCAAATAAAGATGGTGAGATATTGATAGAACCAAAGTTTGATTTTATTGATGATTTTAATGAATACGGCTTAGCCCAAATTGAATTAGATGAAAAATACGGTCTTATAAATAATAAAGGCGAAATAGTTTTAGAACCAAAGTTTGATTTTATTGATAGCTTTGATGAATACGGCATAGCTCAAATTGAATTAGATGAAAAATGTGGGTTAGTAGATAAAACTGGGAAAATATTAATAAAACCAAAGTTTGATGAAATCGATCAGTTTAACGAAAATGGCTTTACAGTAGTTAGGCTAGATTATGAAGTTGGCATTATAAATACAAAAGGTAAATTAGTTATAGATTTTGGTGAATTTTGTCTAAGTTAA
- a CDS encoding ankyrin repeat domain-containing protein — protein MAFNFARSNNADDLKTMIEAGLNVNLKNEKGDSLLMLASYNNSYETAKMLISKGALVDEKNDRGQTPLAGVCFKGYLDMVKLLVENGANIDENNGMGMTPYSFAIMFGRKDVANYLLQKSKKRGLLKRASFWILNIFKNTKKEN, from the coding sequence ATGGCTTTTAATTTTGCAAGAAGCAACAATGCAGATGATTTAAAAACCATGATAGAAGCAGGTCTTAATGTAAATTTAAAAAATGAAAAAGGCGATTCTCTTTTAATGCTAGCATCATATAACAATAGCTATGAAACGGCTAAGATGTTAATCTCAAAAGGTGCGTTAGTAGATGAAAAAAACGACCGAGGACAAACTCCACTAGCTGGTGTTTGCTTTAAAGGATATCTTGATATGGTAAAGCTACTTGTAGAAAATGGTGCAAACATAGATGAAAACAACGGAATGGGTATGACTCCATATAGTTTTGCCATTATGTTTGGAAGAAAAGATGTCGCTAACTACCTACTTCAAAAATCCAAAAAAAGAGGACTTTTAAAAAGAGCTAGCTTTTGGATTTTAAATATCTTTAAAAATACAAAAAAAGAGAATTAA